A single region of the Paraburkholderia sprentiae WSM5005 genome encodes:
- a CDS encoding undecaprenyl-diphosphate phosphatase — protein sequence MNLSFLIFLSVLQGVTELFPVSSLGHTLLVPALFGMHIDKHAPQLLPFLVALHLGTAFALLWYFRARWNALVRGFFASLGGRRNDDGHMMWALIIGTIPAGLVGLVLEKRLEAIFHDLRIVAIALIVNGVLLWFGDRLQRARAHQAPEKLTFRQAFFVGLAQIGALIPGFSRSGLTMIAGNAAGLTTEKAAEFSFLLGTPIIFAAGVLEVPKLLHAPSQLADAVLGGVLTAIAAYLSVRFLMRYFEGRGRLASFGAYCAIAGIVFLGWFLLHPQPV from the coding sequence GTGAACCTGTCGTTTCTGATTTTTTTGAGCGTGCTGCAAGGCGTGACCGAACTGTTTCCGGTGAGCAGCCTCGGTCACACGCTGCTCGTGCCGGCGCTGTTCGGCATGCATATCGATAAGCATGCGCCGCAGTTGCTGCCGTTTCTCGTCGCCCTGCATCTGGGCACCGCGTTCGCGTTGCTGTGGTATTTCCGCGCGCGCTGGAACGCGCTGGTGCGCGGATTCTTCGCGTCGCTCGGCGGCCGCCGCAACGACGATGGCCACATGATGTGGGCGCTGATCATCGGTACGATTCCGGCGGGTCTGGTCGGCCTCGTGCTGGAAAAACGCCTCGAGGCGATCTTCCACGATCTGCGCATCGTCGCGATTGCGTTGATCGTCAACGGCGTGCTGTTGTGGTTCGGCGATCGCCTGCAGCGCGCGCGCGCGCATCAGGCGCCGGAAAAGCTGACGTTCCGGCAGGCGTTCTTCGTCGGCCTCGCGCAAATCGGCGCGTTGATTCCGGGTTTCTCGCGCAGCGGTCTGACGATGATCGCGGGCAACGCGGCCGGCCTCACCACCGAGAAAGCCGCCGAGTTTTCGTTCCTGCTCGGCACGCCGATCATTTTCGCGGCCGGCGTGCTCGAAGTGCCGAAGCTGCTTCACGCGCCGAGCCAGCTCGCCGATGCGGTGCTCGGCGGCGTGCTGACCGCGATCGCAGCGTACCTGAGCGTGCGTTTCCTGATGCGCTACTTCGAAGGCCGCGGACGTCTCGCGTCGTTCGGCGCGTACTGCGCGATCGCGGGAATCGTGTTTCTCGGCTGGTTCCTGCTGCATCCGCAGCCGGTCTGA
- a CDS encoding MATE family efflux transporter, with protein MSDAVPEAGAPAAGTPAAGTPSAPALPGRWHRRVLGLAFPIVLANLTQPILGAVDTAVAGHLDGASYLGGVALGGLFFNFVFWGFGFLRMGTTGLVAQAHGAGHRDELRNTVVRALLMAAAIGALVLLVQQPLIGYALRAIGGSDAVQRHAQVYCHARIWAAPLALGNYVVLGWLLGTQRVRLALLSQVFINSVNIVAVLLYVYAFHWGVAGIGAATATADALGFVLGLALLWHGRPRGLPPLNRAALFDAAALKRLVVLNRDIFVRTLCLLSSFGWFAHLGARQGDATLAANALLLNFQTFMAYGLDGFAHAAEALVGAAIGARDRHAFAQAVKVTALWSVLGATGFSLVYWSAGAWIIERLTDQLAVRAAAEAYLPWAALSPVISVWGFLLDGVFIGATRTRELMMAMVMSLGVFVAASSALLALHGNHGLWIALLIFMAARGVTLARYLPGLSRGIAAA; from the coding sequence TTGAGCGACGCCGTGCCCGAAGCCGGGGCGCCGGCCGCCGGGACGCCGGCCGCCGGAACGCCCAGCGCCCCCGCGCTGCCGGGGCGCTGGCATCGCCGGGTGCTCGGGCTCGCGTTCCCGATCGTCCTCGCGAATCTGACGCAGCCGATCCTCGGCGCGGTCGACACCGCCGTCGCCGGTCATCTGGACGGTGCCTCGTACCTGGGCGGCGTCGCGCTCGGCGGGCTCTTCTTCAACTTTGTGTTCTGGGGTTTCGGCTTCCTGCGCATGGGCACGACCGGCCTCGTCGCGCAAGCGCACGGCGCGGGCCATCGCGACGAGCTGCGCAACACCGTCGTGCGCGCGCTGCTGATGGCGGCCGCGATCGGCGCGCTGGTGCTGCTCGTGCAGCAACCGCTGATCGGCTACGCGCTGCGGGCGATCGGCGGCAGCGACGCGGTGCAGCGGCACGCGCAGGTTTATTGCCACGCGCGCATCTGGGCCGCGCCGCTCGCGCTCGGCAACTACGTCGTGCTCGGCTGGCTGCTCGGCACGCAGCGGGTGCGGCTGGCGTTGCTGTCGCAGGTGTTCATCAATAGCGTGAACATCGTCGCGGTGCTGCTGTACGTGTATGCATTTCATTGGGGTGTGGCCGGCATCGGCGCAGCCACCGCGACCGCCGACGCGCTCGGCTTCGTGCTCGGCCTCGCGCTGTTATGGCACGGCAGGCCGCGCGGCCTGCCCCCGCTGAATCGCGCCGCCTTGTTCGATGCCGCCGCGTTGAAGCGGCTCGTCGTGCTCAATCGCGACATCTTCGTGCGCACGCTGTGCCTGCTATCGTCGTTCGGCTGGTTCGCGCATCTCGGCGCGCGCCAAGGCGACGCGACGCTCGCCGCGAACGCGTTGCTGCTCAATTTCCAGACCTTCATGGCGTACGGGCTCGACGGCTTCGCGCATGCGGCCGAAGCGCTGGTCGGCGCGGCGATCGGCGCGCGCGACCGTCACGCGTTCGCACAGGCGGTCAAGGTCACCGCGCTGTGGTCGGTGCTCGGCGCCACGGGATTCTCGTTGGTGTACTGGAGCGCGGGCGCATGGATCATCGAACGGCTGACCGATCAGCTCGCGGTGCGGGCCGCGGCCGAGGCCTATCTGCCGTGGGCCGCGCTGTCGCCAGTGATTTCGGTGTGGGGCTTTCTGCTCGACGGCGTGTTTATCGGCGCAACGCGCACGCGCGAGCTGATGATGGCGATGGTGATGTCGCTTGGGGTGTTCGTGGCGGCGTCGTCGGCATTGCTCGCGTTGCACGGCAATCATGGGCTGTGGATCGCGCTGCTGATCTTCATGGCTGCGCGCGGCGTGACGCTCGCGCGTTATTTGCCGGGGCTGTCGCGAGGGATTGCGGCGGCTTAG
- a CDS encoding methyl-accepting chemotaxis protein — MNRLSLNTKLWLALLITWLGLLGLGGWAAWQSRATMLAERKSAVQNVVESAYGIVADYAQRADQHELTPELARQQALARLSAMRYPGSGYIIVSTATPVVIMHPMLADLRNKDVSHYADSDGKLLFVEMVKVAQARGQGFVDYMGRLAGSNERVPKISFVKRFAAWDWYLISGVYVNDINAAFRADLLRYLLTILVIGSFSTIALVLIIRNVKRSLGGEPTYAASVAATIADGDLSCPVTLAGDDRDSMLFAMQRMQSRLADAIRRIRGGTETITVAAEEIAAGNLDLSARTEQQASSLGETAASMEQLTATVKQNADNALQANRMARSASGLAAEGGEAVQQVVANMQSISASSARVVDIIGVIEGIAFQTNILALNAAVEAARAGEEGRGFAVVAGEVRNLARRSADAAKEIKTLIEDSVERVGSGKALVEKAGCTMESLVDAVKRVTDVISEISAASDEQSRGIEQVNLAIAQMDETTQQNAAMVEQAAAAAQSMQEQAQLLRDVVNMFRLQGTAAAHG, encoded by the coding sequence GTGAACCGACTCAGCCTCAACACCAAACTCTGGCTCGCGCTGCTGATTACGTGGCTCGGCCTGCTCGGCCTCGGCGGCTGGGCCGCGTGGCAATCACGCGCGACGATGCTCGCCGAGCGCAAGTCGGCGGTGCAAAACGTCGTCGAGAGCGCGTACGGCATCGTCGCCGACTATGCGCAGCGCGCCGACCAGCACGAGCTGACGCCCGAACTGGCGCGGCAGCAGGCGCTCGCGCGCCTGTCCGCGATGCGCTACCCGGGCAGCGGCTACATAATCGTGTCGACAGCTACGCCGGTCGTGATCATGCATCCGATGCTTGCCGATCTACGCAACAAGGACGTGTCTCACTACGCGGACAGCGACGGCAAGCTGTTGTTCGTCGAGATGGTCAAGGTCGCCCAGGCGCGGGGCCAAGGCTTCGTCGATTACATGGGGCGCCTCGCCGGCAGCAACGAGCGCGTGCCGAAGATCAGCTTCGTCAAACGCTTTGCTGCGTGGGACTGGTATCTGATTTCGGGCGTCTACGTGAACGACATCAACGCGGCGTTCCGCGCCGACCTGCTGCGCTATCTGCTGACCATCCTGGTGATCGGCAGCTTCAGCACCATCGCGCTCGTGCTCATCATCCGCAATGTGAAGCGCAGCCTCGGCGGCGAACCCACCTATGCGGCGAGCGTCGCGGCGACGATTGCCGACGGCGATCTGTCGTGCCCCGTCACCCTCGCGGGCGACGATCGGGACAGCATGCTGTTCGCCATGCAGCGCATGCAGAGCCGCCTCGCCGACGCGATCCGGCGCATTCGCGGCGGCACCGAAACCATCACGGTCGCGGCGGAAGAAATCGCCGCGGGCAATCTCGATCTGTCGGCGCGCACCGAACAGCAGGCCTCGTCGCTCGGCGAAACGGCCGCGAGCATGGAGCAGCTGACGGCCACCGTCAAGCAGAACGCCGACAACGCACTGCAGGCCAATCGCATGGCGCGCTCCGCGTCCGGGCTCGCGGCCGAGGGCGGCGAGGCCGTGCAGCAGGTCGTGGCGAACATGCAGAGTATCTCGGCGAGTTCGGCGCGGGTGGTCGATATCATCGGCGTGATAGAAGGCATCGCGTTCCAGACCAACATCCTCGCGCTGAACGCGGCCGTCGAAGCCGCGCGCGCCGGCGAAGAGGGGCGCGGCTTCGCCGTGGTCGCGGGCGAAGTGCGCAACCTCGCGCGCCGCAGCGCCGACGCGGCCAAGGAGATCAAGACGCTGATCGAAGATTCGGTCGAGCGCGTCGGCAGCGGCAAGGCGCTCGTCGAGAAGGCGGGCTGCACGATGGAATCGCTCGTCGATGCGGTGAAGCGGGTGACCGACGTGATCAGCGAAATCTCCGCCGCGTCCGACGAACAGAGCCGCGGCATCGAGCAGGTCAATCTCGCGATCGCGCAGATGGACGAGACCACCCAGCAGAACGCGGCGATGGTCGAGCAGGCGGCGGCCGCCGCGCAGTCGATGCAGGAGCAGGCGCAACTGCTGCGCGATGTGGTCAACATGTTTCGCCTGCAGGGGACGGCCGCCGCGCATGGATGA
- a CDS encoding DUF3309 family protein: MTVGTILLIVLILLLIGALPSWPYSSGWGYRPTGLIGVVLIVVIILLLMGRI, translated from the coding sequence ATGACCGTCGGAACCATCCTGCTAATCGTACTCATCCTGCTGCTGATCGGTGCGTTGCCAAGCTGGCCGTATAGCAGCGGCTGGGGCTATAGACCGACTGGGCTCATCGGCGTCGTGCTGATCGTCGTGATCATTCTGCTGTTGATGGGGCGTATCTAG
- a CDS encoding GNAT family N-acetyltransferase: MRELPTPTLPFASLFEPRRLPRAEETVTAQHRLQVSWARTDEELREAQRLRYRVFADEMGARLSGPAGLDVDAFDSYCDHLLVRDLDTLKVVGTYRALPPHQAARIGRLYAESEFDVSRLTHLRPKMVEVGRSCVHPDYRSGSVIMSLWAGLAAYMKHNGYETMLGCASVAMVDGGHYAANLYCSLRDNALTAPEYRAFPHTPLPVDELQTGAAVAPPPLVKGYLRLGAKICGAPAWDPDFNTADFLTLFRLSDINARYARHFLGDALPR; this comes from the coding sequence ATGCGAGAACTGCCGACGCCCACCCTGCCCTTCGCCTCGCTTTTCGAACCGCGCCGTCTGCCGCGCGCCGAGGAAACGGTCACCGCGCAGCATCGCCTGCAAGTGTCGTGGGCGCGTACCGACGAAGAGCTGCGCGAAGCGCAGCGTCTGCGCTACCGCGTCTTCGCCGACGAAATGGGCGCGCGCCTCAGCGGCCCCGCCGGTCTCGACGTCGATGCATTCGATTCGTACTGCGATCATTTGCTGGTGCGCGACCTCGATACGCTAAAAGTAGTCGGCACATATCGCGCACTGCCGCCGCATCAGGCCGCGCGCATCGGGCGTCTGTATGCCGAAAGCGAGTTCGACGTGTCGCGTCTCACGCATCTGCGCCCGAAGATGGTCGAGGTGGGCCGCTCGTGCGTGCATCCTGACTATCGCAGCGGTTCGGTAATCATGTCGCTGTGGGCAGGGCTCGCCGCCTATATGAAGCACAACGGCTACGAGACGATGCTCGGCTGCGCGAGCGTCGCGATGGTCGATGGCGGCCACTATGCGGCGAACCTGTATTGCTCGCTGCGCGACAATGCGCTGACCGCGCCCGAATATCGCGCGTTTCCGCATACGCCGCTGCCTGTCGACGAACTGCAGACGGGCGCCGCCGTCGCGCCACCGCCGCTCGTGAAGGGGTATCTGCGTCTCGGTGCGAAGATTTGCGGCGCGCCGGCGTGGGACCCCGACTTCAATACCGCTGACTTTCTGACCCTGTTCCGTCTGTCCGATATCAACGCGCGTTACGCGCGGCACTTCCTTGGCGATGCGTTGCCGCGATAA
- a CDS encoding aldose epimerase family protein: protein MPLSPEQDILEIAQDASVLRFAPQAGGRLLSWTIDGEAVIHWPEHADWSVPARIRGGNPLLFPFLGRHRVDGKIGYWRDARGTVRELPMHGFARDLPFEPHADVHGAGLRMVLTDSEATRGFYPFGFRFEAAYALIDPRTLEVTLTTTNSGDTRLPYYAGHHFYFALPHTQRAHTTIELPRTERCRQLDDGSISPAEPGEARYTLDEARIHDRFHCLTGTPDRPVRIVAPGVNRVITIDLQRPGSVPWYAVTTWTETPQSDFYCVEPWLGLPDAIHNGRGLRWLEPGQTETAALRMTVEKTA, encoded by the coding sequence ATGCCTCTCTCCCCGGAACAGGACATTCTCGAGATCGCCCAGGACGCCTCCGTGCTCCGTTTTGCGCCGCAAGCCGGCGGCCGTCTGCTGTCGTGGACGATCGACGGCGAAGCGGTCATTCACTGGCCCGAGCACGCCGACTGGAGCGTGCCCGCGCGGATTCGCGGCGGCAATCCGCTGCTGTTTCCGTTTCTCGGCCGTCATCGCGTCGACGGCAAGATCGGCTATTGGCGTGACGCGCGGGGCACCGTGCGCGAGCTGCCGATGCACGGCTTCGCGCGCGATCTGCCGTTCGAGCCTCACGCCGACGTGCATGGCGCCGGCCTGCGCATGGTCCTGACCGACAGCGAAGCGACCCGCGGCTTCTATCCGTTCGGCTTCCGCTTCGAGGCCGCCTACGCGCTCATCGATCCGCGCACGCTCGAAGTAACGCTCACCACCACCAATAGCGGCGACACGCGGCTGCCCTACTACGCCGGCCATCACTTCTACTTCGCGTTGCCGCATACGCAGCGCGCCCACACGACGATCGAGCTGCCGCGCACCGAGCGGTGCCGTCAGCTCGACGACGGTTCGATCAGCCCCGCCGAGCCGGGCGAAGCGCGCTACACGCTCGACGAAGCGCGCATCCACGACCGCTTCCATTGCCTGACCGGCACGCCCGATCGACCGGTGCGGATCGTGGCGCCGGGCGTTAATCGCGTCATCACGATCGATCTGCAGCGGCCCGGCTCGGTGCCGTGGTACGCGGTGACGACGTGGACTGAAACGCCGCAGTCGGACTTCTACTGCGTGGAGCCGTGGCTGGGGCTGCCCGATGCGATCCATAACGGCCGAGGTTTGCGCTGGCTCGAGCCGGGTCAGACCGAAACGGCGGCACTGCGCATGACTGTCGAGAAAACTGCTTGA
- the ppx gene encoding exopolyphosphatase encodes MASLNSAAGRDAQHAPKAPGRRVAPPAAAAPPAAAALARMEYAYPMANTPHLLAAVDLGSNSFRLIVGRVEETDAGSQIYQVDALREPVRLAAGLSRDKMLDRASQVRGWDALKRFGERLRDFHPDHVRAVATNTLRIAKNAGEFLGEAQAALGFPIEVIAGREEARLIYAGAAHSVPASAGKRLVVDIGGGSTEFIIGSHYTPIKMESLYIGCVSHSRAFFPAGNVDEYTMRQAELAARREIQIISAEYKKTGWEQAIGSSGTARALAELVEANNFNDAGVTHGISRGGLERLKRALIKAENVNRLKLIALKSDRVPVLAGGLSIMIAVFDELGVDYVDTTDGALRLGVMYDLLGRSQHEDMRTVTVEGFMRRYGVDRPQAARIGDLSTSFYDQFAEPDEERRAENRMFIGWAASLHEIGLSISHSAYHKHSAYIASNADMPGFSRTDQARLAALVLGHAGKLGKLSQTRDVEWPLLFCLRLAALLCRRRADVGLPGITVARANGGYEVRLPNEWVANNPLTDYSLIQEAAEWEKVGIPYRVVYTDD; translated from the coding sequence ATGGCGTCTTTGAACAGTGCGGCCGGCCGCGACGCGCAGCATGCGCCGAAGGCGCCGGGCAGGCGCGTGGCGCCGCCAGCGGCCGCCGCCCCGCCCGCCGCCGCCGCGCTCGCGCGCATGGAGTACGCTTATCCGATGGCCAATACCCCTCATCTCCTCGCCGCCGTCGATCTCGGTTCGAACAGCTTCCGGCTGATCGTGGGCCGGGTCGAGGAAACCGACGCGGGCAGCCAGATCTATCAGGTCGACGCCTTGCGCGAGCCGGTGCGGCTCGCGGCCGGGCTATCGCGCGACAAGATGCTCGATCGCGCGTCGCAGGTGCGTGGCTGGGATGCGCTGAAGCGCTTCGGCGAGCGCCTGCGCGACTTTCATCCGGACCACGTGCGCGCAGTCGCGACCAATACGCTGCGCATCGCGAAGAACGCGGGCGAGTTTCTCGGCGAGGCGCAAGCCGCGCTCGGATTTCCGATCGAAGTGATCGCGGGGCGCGAGGAAGCGCGTCTGATCTATGCGGGCGCCGCGCACTCGGTGCCGGCAAGCGCGGGCAAGCGGCTCGTCGTCGATATCGGCGGGGGTTCGACGGAATTCATCATCGGCTCGCACTACACGCCGATCAAGATGGAGAGCCTGTATATCGGCTGCGTGAGCCATAGCCGCGCGTTTTTCCCGGCCGGCAACGTCGACGAGTACACGATGCGCCAGGCGGAGCTCGCGGCGCGCCGCGAAATCCAGATCATTTCCGCCGAGTACAAGAAGACGGGCTGGGAGCAGGCGATCGGCTCGTCGGGCACCGCGCGCGCGCTCGCCGAACTGGTCGAGGCGAACAATTTCAACGATGCGGGTGTCACGCACGGCATTTCGCGCGGCGGCCTCGAGCGGCTCAAGCGCGCGCTGATCAAGGCCGAAAACGTGAACCGGCTGAAACTGATCGCGCTCAAGAGCGACCGCGTGCCGGTGCTCGCGGGCGGCCTGTCGATCATGATCGCGGTGTTCGACGAGCTCGGCGTCGATTATGTCGACACGACCGACGGCGCGCTGCGCCTCGGCGTCATGTACGATCTGCTCGGCCGTTCGCAGCACGAGGACATGCGCACGGTGACGGTCGAGGGCTTCATGCGCCGCTATGGCGTCGATCGTCCGCAGGCGGCGCGTATCGGCGATCTGTCGACGAGCTTCTACGACCAGTTCGCCGAGCCGGACGAAGAACGCCGCGCGGAGAACCGCATGTTCATCGGCTGGGCGGCCTCGCTGCATGAAATCGGGTTGTCGATCTCGCATAGCGCGTATCACAAGCACTCGGCGTATATCGCAAGCAACGCCGACATGCCGGGCTTTTCCCGCACCGACCAGGCGCGCCTCGCCGCGCTCGTGCTCGGCCATGCGGGCAAGCTTGGCAAGCTGTCGCAGACGCGCGACGTCGAATGGCCGTTGCTGTTCTGCCTGCGGCTCGCGGCGTTGCTGTGCCGTCGACGCGCGGACGTCGGCCTGCCGGGCATCACGGTTGCTCGGGCGAACGGGGGCTATGAGGTGCGTTTGCCGAACGAGTGGGTCGCCAACAATCCGTTGACCGACTACAGCCTGATTCAGGAAGCGGCGGAGTGGGAGAAAGTTGGGATTCCGTATCGCGTCGTTTATACGGACGATTGA
- a CDS encoding peptidoglycan DD-metalloendopeptidase family protein produces the protein MLETTRIKRLGCAALLALLAACGSAPVGPGYYRVERGDTLSKIARGNRQSVQNIVRWNKLTNPDSIEVGQVLRVTPPGGAASKSGAIRSGGSSASASAAPRPAPADSAPASAPAPISLVWPADGTVFRRFDGGNSKGIDISAAAGTPIVAAAPGTVVYAGNGLRGYGNLLILKHNADYLTAYAHNRALFVKEGESVQRGQKIAEMGDTDTDRVMLHFELRYQGRSIDPSKELPPR, from the coding sequence ATGCTGGAAACAACAAGAATCAAACGGCTCGGCTGCGCGGCGTTGCTCGCGCTGCTCGCCGCGTGCGGGTCGGCGCCGGTGGGGCCGGGGTACTACCGGGTCGAACGGGGCGACACGCTGTCGAAAATCGCGCGCGGCAACCGTCAATCGGTGCAAAACATCGTGCGCTGGAACAAGCTGACCAACCCCGACAGCATCGAAGTCGGGCAGGTGCTGCGGGTCACGCCGCCGGGCGGCGCGGCGTCGAAGAGCGGCGCGATCCGCAGCGGCGGTAGCAGCGCGAGTGCGTCGGCCGCGCCGCGTCCTGCGCCCGCCGACTCGGCGCCGGCCAGCGCGCCCGCGCCCATCTCGCTGGTATGGCCGGCCGACGGCACCGTGTTCCGCCGTTTCGACGGCGGCAATTCGAAGGGTATCGATATTTCCGCGGCGGCCGGCACGCCCATCGTCGCGGCGGCGCCCGGTACGGTCGTCTATGCGGGCAACGGCCTGCGCGGCTACGGCAATCTGCTGATCCTCAAGCACAACGCCGACTACCTGACCGCCTACGCGCATAACCGCGCGCTATTCGTGAAGGAAGGCGAATCGGTCCAGCGCGGCCAGAAAATCGCCGAAATGGGCGACACCGATACCGATCGCGTGATGCTGCATTTCGAGCTGCGCTACCAGGGCCGTTCGATCGATCCGTCGAAGGAACTGCCGCCGCGTTAA
- a CDS encoding SixA phosphatase family protein, which translates to MDLILWRHAEAEDVAASDLSRALTTRGRKQAQNAAKWLRARLPDDAVILASPAVRTIQTAETLSDRYRVVRELAPNASANDVLEAAGWPGGIAQTVVIVGHQPTLGHVAAQLLADSRASWPLKKAGIWWIESRERDGEQQAVLRAAISPDLI; encoded by the coding sequence ATGGACCTGATCCTCTGGCGTCACGCCGAAGCCGAAGATGTCGCCGCGAGCGATCTCTCCCGCGCGCTCACCACGCGCGGCCGCAAGCAGGCACAGAACGCCGCGAAATGGCTGCGCGCCCGTCTGCCCGACGACGCGGTCATCCTCGCGAGTCCCGCAGTGCGCACCATCCAAACCGCCGAAACGTTGAGCGACCGGTACCGCGTCGTGCGCGAACTCGCGCCGAACGCAAGCGCGAACGACGTCCTCGAAGCGGCCGGCTGGCCCGGCGGCATTGCACAGACCGTGGTGATCGTCGGCCATCAACCGACGCTCGGCCACGTCGCCGCGCAACTGCTCGCCGACAGCCGCGCAAGCTGGCCGTTGAAGAAAGCCGGCATCTGGTGGATCGAGAGCCGCGAGCGCGACGGCGAACAACAGGCGGTGTTGCGCGCCGCCATCAGCCCCGATCTGATCTGA
- a CDS encoding DUF2288 domain-containing protein — MTSHDASQSPLYAKLLGETARIGWSELERFFARGILLRVARDLDLVSVAEAIANDDTTQVAQWLSAGLVERVQAETAADFAARDPELWAVVVSPWVCVQERS; from the coding sequence ATGACTTCCCACGACGCCTCCCAAAGCCCCCTCTACGCGAAGCTGCTCGGCGAAACCGCCAGGATCGGCTGGAGCGAACTCGAACGTTTCTTTGCGCGCGGCATACTCCTGCGCGTCGCGCGCGACCTCGATCTGGTGAGCGTCGCCGAAGCCATCGCCAACGACGACACGACCCAGGTCGCGCAATGGTTGTCCGCCGGCCTGGTCGAGCGTGTACAGGCCGAGACGGCCGCCGATTTCGCCGCGCGCGACCCTGAACTGTGGGCGGTCGTCGTCTCGCCGTGGGTTTGCGTGCAGGAGCGCTCTTGA